The genomic region CGCGGACCTCGGATAGGTCGCCTGCGTGCACCGGTTCGTTCAAATGTGGGCGGCCGGGGACTCGAAAGTGATTCGACGTCCGCCTATCTGCACCTCGGCCCCAGGCTTCAGCAGGTGGGGGCGTTGCGGCGCAATGCGCCGCCACAAGTCCTCGTTCGCCTGCTTGACTCGAGTGCCGTTGGTGGAATTAAGGTCGACGACCGAGACGTCCCAGTCGATCAGGCGAATCGCGATATGAGCGCGCGACAACTCCCCGGCGGGATCGACCAGTTGAATCGGCGTCGCGCTCGAACCGGCCGGTGACGATATGTTGGGATCGCGACCGATGACCAGGTCGCTGTTCAGCACGATGGTCGTCCCGTCGTCGAGAACCAGGAAGCCCAATGGCGGGCGTTCGCCGAAGATGATCTCCTTGGTCTGGTTCATCCGCAGCCCGCATAGGCGGCAGAAGCTTACCCGGGGATCATTAAAATGCCTTCGTGCGCATATGATTCCGCCGACACCCCGCTCACGGGTGCGCGGCGGGGGCTGTCGTTTAGCTTCGGCGCGCCGCCGGACCGGCAACGGGGCGCGCCGTGGTGGTGGCTGGTCGTCGGGTTTGAAGGTTTCGAAGACCTTGGGTGGCACCAAGTCGACCGGATGCCGGCTGTCCGGAACTGCCGGTGGGATGGGTTCGGCAGGCGAGGCGACCGGAAAGCGGACCTCCTCCGGCCATACCACCGCTCCCGAACCCTGCGCCACCCCCTCGACCAGTGAACCGATCCCTCGCTCGGTCGGCACCGTTGCAGTCGACCCGTCCTGCTCCACGACGTAGAGCGCCACACGGCGGGTCACCGGTCGCACGACACGCCGCGGCGGTGCCGGGGGTGTCGCTCCATGCAAGATTTCCGGCGCGTCGGCGTCATAGACGGTCACTGCCACCGCGCCCCTCAAGATCACCGCGTACCCGTCTGATGCCGGCGCCAAAATCCCGAACTCGACGTCGGCACCCTGCGCTGACGCCCACGAAGCCACGGATCCGGCCAACGCATCACCGAGCTTGTCGCCCGGGGCGGTATCGGCGGCGACGACGAGCGCATATAGCGCAGACCAGACGTTGAGCGCGTCCGAGTCAACGTTCACCGGCTTCGAGTCGCGATGCGCGACAACGCACGTCGCGCCCCGTGCACAAGCAACGAGGTGACCGCCGGCAAGAACCTCCACTTGGCTCCCGGTCACAAAAACCGCCCCCCCTTGAACCGCCAGCGGTGGAACACCGCCCGCATTGGGCCGTTGACAACTAACCAGAACACCAACCACGTCACGATGAACTGGATGAGGAAGGCGGCCACCGACGGTCGCATTGACTCGGGCACCACGGTGGTGGTGTAGCGCAGGAGCAGCCAGATCAGCAGTCCCTCGTTGATCGCGGTGAGCAGCCCGAAGAGGGTCGGCCAGTCCTTCTCCCAGCGAAACTGCTGCAAGAAATGGTAGAGCAGCTCCCAAAGCACCCCGACAAGCACAACCGCCAGCAGGACCGAAAACGTCACCCCGTAGCTCTCCGGTAGTGACAGCCGTCCCGTCGGCAGTACCGGCGTGAGGACGAGAGCGACGACGGCTCCGATGATGCCGAGACCCAGCACACGGGTCTGGATGCGGCCGTTCAGCGTTGGGAGCATGACCTTCTCAGATCCTGCTGTTGCGTGCCCATGACACCCACTGACTCATCGATCGTAGCGGGCCCATCCGAGGACAGAAGCCGTTGGCGGCAAGATCGTCGGCGATCTCCTGCGCCGCGATCTGAAGTCCGAGGAAGGTGTCAACGCCGGGAAAGTAGCCACCCAGAGTCGCGGTCCCCGAAGCGTACATCCGACCCTCGCCGCTGCGGGTGCCGATGAGCTCGAACGTCGTGTCGACGTCGAGGCGGCCCTTCGGATTGCGGCCGGCGCCAGAATGGTCGAGGAGGTCGGCCAGGACCCGGTGCTCACGGATATCCGCCTCAAGACCCGTACAGTCGATGACGAAGTTCACCGTCACGTCGAATGGATGTGTTGGTGATCGAAATGGAAGCGGCTGACGATGGTCGGGGACGATCGTCGCGGTCAGGCCTTGGTGATCGTGCGTCGGCCGCAGGTTGCGGGCGCTGCCCGCCATCACCTGATACCAGCCCTGACTGCGGCCCCGGTGTAACTGATTCTGCCAACTCTTGCGTACCGGGGTGTTGGTGCCGCCCATCTCGTCGTAGGCTCGCGCACGCGCCTCGCCTTCGAGTTTGCGCATCTTCGCCTTGAGTTGACCGCCCCACACCGACTTCGGATAGTTGAAGCCCTGGTGTGCCCACCCGTGGGCACCCTTGCGGCGCATGAAGATGCCGGATCCGTGCGACGACGCCACATACGTGCGGAAGAGGTGCAGGATCGTGGTCTGCAGCCCATAGCGGTCACGGTCGTCGATCAGCCGCTGCAAGACCCGTGATGCGACGATGCCACTACCGCGAATCATCACTGTGCCCGGACGGCGCTGAAGTGACTGGTAGACGTGCTCGTGCGGTTCATAGGCGATGACGACCTTCGACGGATCCTGGTATCTGACCCTGAATTCTTGAAGTTCGGGCAGCATCTGCAGTCCCGGGTAGCCGATGGCGATGTGGACATACATACTGCGGAACGCGACGCGCTTGGTCGGCGACGATCCCGGCGGCGGTGTCAGGATTGTGAAATAGCCGCCACCGTTGCGCCGCCGGGTCATCCTCACGTCGCCGAGGTGGACCGACTGCGCATATCCGACCCGGTTGTACTCCCGTTCGAGTGACTCGAATACCTGGCCGGCGGTGGGCGTGTAGTAGTTGGCGAAGATGGGCTCGACGAGCACACCCCACAGTGGTGTGAGGAAGCCTGATAAGGACTTGGCGGAGAAGGCTTCGCGAACCGCATAAGAGGGGAAACCCCAGATATTGTCGGGCGTCGACGAGGAATCGGAGCGTATTCGCTCGTTGCGTGGTATCTGGGACACCCTGGTGAGGTACTCATAGCTGGCCCACGGAATGGCTTCCGGACCGAGTACGGCGATCGCCGAGGCGGGCACACCGTATATGCGCAACGTGTCGAAAGTGACGAACGACCCGATGCCGCCGCCCACGGTCACGAACGGTACGTCGACGATCGGGATTCCGGCTGCTGCGACCATATCGTCGGCCCAAACGTCGGTATTGATCAGTTGCGGAGTGAGATCACC from Mycobacterium sp. IDR2000157661 harbors:
- a CDS encoding FHA domain-containing protein, which gives rise to MNVDSDALNVWSALYALVVAADTAPGDKLGDALAGSVASWASAQGADVEFGILAPASDGYAVILRGAVAVTVYDADAPEILHGATPPAPPRRVVRPVTRRVALYVVEQDGSTATVPTERGIGSLVEGVAQGSGAVVWPEEVRFPVASPAEPIPPAVPDSRHPVDLVPPKVFETFKPDDQPPPRRAPLPVRRRAEAKRQPPPRTRERGVGGIICARRHFNDPRVSFCRLCGLRMNQTKEIIFGERPPLGFLVLDDGTTIVLNSDLVIGRDPNISSPAGSSATPIQLVDPAGELSRAHIAIRLIDWDVSVVDLNSTNGTRVKQANEDLWRRIAPQRPHLLKPGAEVQIGGRRITFESPAAHI